Genomic segment of Paenibacillus polymyxa:
CAATGGGATTGCCTGCCTTGACTTCAACCAAATATCGCGTGTACGGTACTGGACAAATCAGGGAATAATAACTTAAATCAATCTGTATCCTTGGAGGTTATGAATCTATGTGTGAATCACAGACAAAGGTTTTAATTAATGAGCAAATTACATTTTTCGGGGCAGGATCAATGGCAGAGGCTATTATTCGCGGAATGACGGCTCGTTCTGTTGTCAAACCTAGTGGTATTACCGTCATCAACCGCAGTAATCAGGCTCGCCTTGAGGAACTTCAAAAGCAATATGGAGTCTTGTTCCAAACCGAGGATGCCGCCAAAACCGAGCTTCTGCGTCGTTCTCCGGTCATAGTGCTTGCCATGAAGCCCAAGGATGCTGCACAAGCACTTGGACAGCTCGGCCCACTTCTGTCTGATGAGCAGCTGATCATTTCGGTAATCGCCGGATTGTCTATTCGTACGATGCAAACGTTGCTAGGTCGCAAGCAGCCGATCGCACGGACGATGCCCAATACATCCAGCTCAATTGGGCTGGGAGCCACAGGTATTAGCTTTTCCAAGGAGATCAGCGAAAACCAACGTAAAAACGTGCTTACAATGTTCGAATCTGTAGGTACGGTAACGGTTATAGAAGAAGAGAAAATGGATGTTTTGACCGGGATATCTGGAAGCGGCCCTGCGTATGTCTACTACCTGATGGAAGCCATGATTGCCGGAGGAATCCGTGGTGGCTTGACCCCTGAGCAAGCGCACGAACTAACGGTGCAAACCGCACTTGGAGCGGCACGTATGGTGCAGCAAACCGGAGAGGAGCCTTCTGCCCTTCGCCATAAAATTATGTCGCCTAATGGCTCTACGGTAGCTGCATTGGAAATGCTGGACAAAGGTGACTTCTACGAAACGGTGATTGCGGCGGTGCAGCGGTGCGCTGAACGATCCCGCGAGATGGGAGCTGTACTCAAGGAGGGAATTGAATGAGCTATTGCTTGGCGACCTACCGGGTATACGATGACAAAGCCGATTTTAACCAAAAGGCCCAATCTATTGCCATCGGCATGACGGTGGGCAGCTGGACTGAGCTCCCACAAGCCAAACGGGACGCGATGCAAAAGCATCTTGGCTCGGTTCATTCTGTGGATATTCACGATGGAGGTCCCGGTGAACGGTACGCGGACCTGACCATCGCTTACCCGGATGTCAACTTCAGCCGAGACATTCCCGCTCTGCTGGTCACGGTCTTCGGCAAAATTTCGATGGACGGCCGAATTAAGCTAACGAAGCTGGGTTTCTCGGAAGCATTCCGCTCTGCTTTTCCAGGACCGAAATTCGGTATCAGC
This window contains:
- the proC gene encoding pyrroline-5-carboxylate reductase is translated as MCESQTKVLINEQITFFGAGSMAEAIIRGMTARSVVKPSGITVINRSNQARLEELQKQYGVLFQTEDAAKTELLRRSPVIVLAMKPKDAAQALGQLGPLLSDEQLIISVIAGLSIRTMQTLLGRKQPIARTMPNTSSSIGLGATGISFSKEISENQRKNVLTMFESVGTVTVIEEEKMDVLTGISGSGPAYVYYLMEAMIAGGIRGGLTPEQAHELTVQTALGAARMVQQTGEEPSALRHKIMSPNGSTVAALEMLDKGDFYETVIAAVQRCAERSREMGAVLKEGIE